The sequence GTATTTTGAGTCATATCCCTTAACTCAGTGCCCGAACGACTTGCACTAACAACAACATCACCAATTTTCTGGCCATAATCGGAGGGGAGCGCAATTTGTGCTTGCACTCCAGTACTCAGCAGGATTGAACTGAAGAATAAGCCAATAGATACGCTAATTTTCTTTTTCTGCAACAACATTTACTTCTCCACACAACATGACGGCAACTGGGTTGCCAACTCCATAGCTAGGCTATGGCCCAAATAGATTTAGGCTTGTGTGGGAGGTGCTGCTGAAGGAGGCGTTACCCAAACTACAAGGAGTTTGGGTGATTGATAGAAGAGCTTGGGAAGTAAGGCAAAAGAGATTGGTGCTTCAAATGTGAGTATGGTGTTAAAAGCTGGAGTGATACTACTTTGTGCCACACAATAAGGACATGGTTGAATTTGATCTGCAACTTCTTGTTCATCACCCTGCACGTCAATTTGCATCTTGCCGCCATTAGCAGAGCAAATCTCCATTGAAAAACCTTGGCCATGCTTCGCGAGCGATACCGCTTGAGATGCAGCCGGCGCAAGTGCACTCATCGCAATGGCTGCGGCTGCAATCCAGTGAACGAAGCGGTTTTTGTGGAAATTCATGATGGAGGAATTTTATCCGATTCCCCTGCTGCCTTGCTCTAGGCAAATAAAAAGGGGTCCGAAGACCCCTTTTCTAGGCTTTTGACCTTGATTACATTGAAGCAGAACGCTCGATGAGTTTGCGACGCATTGGGCGCAATACAAACCAAGCCAAGATTGCCGCTGTACCGTTCAAGATACTAGCAACCCAGAAAACCGCTTCCCAACCACCGGTAGTAGCAACCAATACGCTAGACAAAGGTACTAGCAATGAAGCAGTTCCTTTTGCTGTATAGAGTAGGCCTGCATTACCTGCGGCATAGGTTGAACCGAATGTATCCGCATTGGTTGATGGGAACAAGCTATAGATCTCACCCCATGCAAAGAACACTAAACCAGTTAACAGAACAAACATCACTGGATCACGACCGAGGTAGTACAAACCCAGAATACCCAAGCACTCGAATGTGAAGCACAGAGTCATCGTTTGTTCACGACCAATTTTGTCAGATACCCATCCAAAGAAAGGACGGGTCAAACCGTTCAATACTCGGTCGACTGTCAATGCGAATGTCAACGCAGGCAATGCTAATCCCATCAAGCTCACTGTTACACCAGCGATTTGGAAGTCCTTAGCAATTGGGCCTAATTGTGCAGTTGCCATCAAGCCACCAGCAGCAACCATCACAAACATAAGGTACATGATCCAGAACACAGGTTGCTTAACCATCTCCATTGGACGGAAGTCTTTACGAGTCTGAACAACAGCAGCCTTAACAGTAGTGATTGCGCTCTTAATAGGTTTGGAGAGCAACAAGCTCAAGACCACCACGATGGCGCCCTGCCAAATACCAAAGTACCAGAAAGCCTCTTGATAGCCTTGATTTGCAATCATGTTAGCAATTGGAATGACAGTCAATGCAGAACCCGCACCGAAACCAGCTGCAGTCATACCAGCTGCTAAACCACGACGATCTGGGAACCACTTAAGCGCGTTACCTACGCAAGTACCATACACAGCACCAGCACCAACACCACTCACAGCAGCGGCTGTATAGAGCATTGCCAAGGTATCTGCATGGGAATTCATGATCCAGCCAATACCGCACAAGATACCGCCAAAGAAAACAACTGGGCGTGGCCCAAATTTATCAACGAGGTATCCCTCGATTGGAACTAACCAAGTTTCGGTCAACACGAAAATGGTGAATGCCACTTGAATCGCTGCACGTCCCCATCCAAACTTCGCATCGATTGGGTTTACGAATAAAGTCCAACCATATTGCAAGTTTGCAATCATCGACATACAGATAATGCCGATTAGTAGCTGAAACCAACGACCTCCTAAAGGTCCTGCAGTTTTCTCGCCGCTCATACTCAATCTCCTAATTTTGCTTTTATCTTTTATAAATACTTATCAGACCGATAAATCGGTATCAGATTGTTAAGGATTTATGTCAGTGAAGTCTTGACAGTAATCAAGAAACTCTTAAAACCCCACTAGTGATTACCCTTGCTATAACCTTCTGATTTCTGTGGGTTTATTCAACATTCAAGAGTTTTGATTGCATGGTTTGGAGATTAATTTTCAGAAAAAGAAAAAGCCACCCGAAGGTGGCTTTGTCATGTTGTCATTTTTTAAATTACATGCCGCGATAAGCGCCGTCAAAATCATAGTGACGAGCAGCCTGCTCTTGGCTAGTTTTGCTTTCAGAAAAAAGCTGATTAATCATATTCAATAAAACAGTCATTTGAATCTCCTTAAGGGTTAGTACCTAGATTATAACCCTAATACTTCTTACGATACAAAAAGTGATTCCGTATTATGAAAATATCAACCCAATTCCAAATGCCTCTTTTTAGGCCCTAAATAGGCCAAAAACGGTATTTAGACTGTTTATTAGGGGGGTTGGTGCCGCTTGCCGGAATCGAACTGGCGACCTTTTCATTACGAATGAACTGCTCTACCAACTGAGCTAAAGCGGCTTTTGCTTTTTCGTAAATTCTAGCGGAAGCGGTCTAAGAGTTTCTTGCTGACTTTATCGAGTTGGGTCGAGTCTTTGATCAGAAATTGCAGACCATTGGAATCTGCAATGAGTAAAGTATTGCCAGCTATTCTGCGAATATCTTCCTCGCCTTTGAGGCGAATACGTGTTGGCCCACGATCGGTCTCAATATCCCAAATGCTTGGGGTTGCGAATGTAGAGACCTTGCTAATCTTTTCAATCACCGGCATAAATTCACGGGCGGCTAATTCTTCTTCGATTAATTGAAGCTCTGGTTTTGCAATGGCTGCAACTTCTGAATACCAAAATACTTCTTTGCCTGACTGATCCATGATCGCAACACCCGCTGTAGGCGCAGTAATCGGGAATGCTCTGACCGGATAAACACCAACATGCTGATTACCATCTGCGTCAATAAACACGAGTCGCCCTAAGGAATCTCGAATGAGTTGGTTTGCAGCTTGATACGCTTGCGTCATACCCCGCCCCCAATATTCTTTGCAATTACTTCGAGTCTTTCTTCTCGCTTTTCTTCTTGCTGCTCTTTTGGTGATTCTTCGAGACTCTCTCCAATCGCCCCGCCCTCAACCAGCTCAGCAGCATGGCGTAGTTGTGCTTGGTACAGGGTGTAGTAAGCGCCCTGCGCCTCCATTAATTGCTCGTGTGAGCCAATCTCCACAATCTCACCCTTGTCCAGAACCACCAGGCGATCAGCCTTTCTGAGGGTAGATAGACGGTGTGCAATCGCTATAGTGGTACGGCCTTTTACTAGATTATCCAAAGCCCGCTGAATTTCTTTTTCAGTTGTGGTGTCAACAGATGAGGTTGCTTCATCCAAGATCAAGATACTTGGGTTAATCAGCAGCGCACGCGCAATCGAAATCCGTTGACGCTCACCACCGGATAATGATTGACCACGCTCTCCGACTAAGGAGTCATAGCCTAACGGTAGTCTGAGAATAAATTCATGGGCATGTGCTGCACGTGCTGCTTCAATAATTTCTTCACGACTAGCATCAGGCTTACCATAGGCAATATTCTCAGCAATCGTGCCAAAGAACAAGAAAGGCTCTTGCAGAACTAAGCCAATACATTTGCGATAGTCAGCAATCCCAATACTACGAATGTCACGACCATCTAAAGAGATCGAGCCCGAGCTCACGTCGTAGAAACGGCAAATTAAGTTCACTAAAGTGCTCTTGCCTGAACCGCTATGCCCTACTAGACCAATCATCTCGCCTGGGGCAATATCGAGATCTATCCCTTTTGATACTGCCCTGTTGCCATAGCGGAAACCGACACCACGCAAGGAGATGCGGCCTTCAACCTTACCTAATGGTGCAGGATTGATGGGCTCAGGAACGCTGGATACATGGTCAAGAATGTCGAAGATGCGTTTGGCACCAGCAGCTGCTTTTTGTGTATGCGAAACAATACGACTCATTGAATCTAAGCGAATATAGAAACGTCCGATATACGCTAAGAAGGCGATCAATACGCCCACAGTCACTTTTTGATGGGCAACCTGCCAAATACCAAAGCCCCAGACGACTAACAAACCCGTCTCTGTGAGCAATGTCACTGTTGGAGAGAACAATCCCCAAACACGATTCACCCGATCATTAATCTGCAGATTATGTTTGTTCGAGTCAACAAAACGTTTGAGCTCGCGATCTTCTTGTGCGAACGCTTTAACTACACGAATTCCTGGAATGGTATCAGCCAAGATATTGGTCACTTCAGACCAAATACGATCGATCTTTTCAAAACCAAAACGTAAACGATCACGCACTACATGGATCATCCAAACGATAAAGGGCAATGGCGCCAGCGTCACTAAAGCCAATAGAGGATCAATCGAGACCAAGATGGCAGCAGTCATCGTGATCATCAAGACATCGGTAGCAAAGTCTAGGGCATACAAGGATAGGAAAACACAAATGCGATCAGTCTCTGCGCCAATGCGGGCAATCAAGTCGCCTGTGCGCTTGCCACCAAAATATTCTAAGGAGAGTTTGAGTAAATGTTCAAACGTGGTGTTACGCAAATCAGCGCCGATGCGTTCGCTGACTAATGCCAATAAGTAGGTCTTCCACCAGCCTAAGCCCCACGCAACAATGGAAGCGCCGAACAAGGCCAACAAATACATACTCGCCAAATGAAAATCAATTGGGTTACCACGCTCATACGGAATCAAGACATGGTCCATCAAAGGCATCGTGAGGTATGGCGGGATGAGTGTTGCTCCAGTCGATAGCAAGGTCAACACAAAACCCAATGCGAGTTGTTTCTTATAGGGACGAGCAAAACGCCACAACTTAAATAAAGTCCAAGTCGATGGTGGTGCGTCTTCCTCGGGATCGCAGGTCGGACAAACATCAGAATTGGCTGGCTTAGGACTCAAGCAGATTGGGCAAACTTGCTTGTCGTATTCAGTTACTTCGGCTTGGTGCTGCTCCTCACCTTTCATCAACTGCTTGTAGCTAGATTGCAGGCGCAGGACTTGGGGATTTACCGCTAAAGTGAAATACCAAGTTCGTAGCAGTTGATCGGCAGTTTCTAGCCTTAAATGACCTACCCCGGCATGATCACCATGAATCAGATGAGCTCCAGAAGTGATTGGCCAGGATTCAAATTGCTGGCCATCGGTCCAAAACAGGCCCGACTCACTCAGTAAGAGCAGGCTTTTTTCAAAGCGCAGATCGGCATCTAAATCGAGCTCAACCCATGCCAGCAGGGCATCCAGGCTAGGGATAGAGGCGTTTTTACCCTCCAAAATAGCCAGCCAATCGCTTGGCAAAGCAGGGGCAAAAGGTAGGATTTCTGGCTTCATTGACCTTAAAAGTATAGTGGAGCTAGATTTTTAAGATTTATAGTTCTTGTCAACTTTAGGGGCAAGAAGATCGTTAGATTCTTTACCAAGGCTTTTTTATGTATTTTTGCTATTTTTGTGAGCTTTAACTAAAACTAGAAATCGAGAGACTGTCTGACGCATCATCGCCAAACTCTGGCGCCTGCCCTCGCAATACCCCACACATGCCCCAATTACTAGATAAATCCATTGAGATCCTGAGCGTTAAGCATCTCCGTGGCCCCAATATGTGGACTTACCATCCCGTAATCGAGGTTTGGGTAGATATTGGCGACTTAGAGGACTATCCCTCAAACCTGATTCCTGGCTTTTATGAGCGTTTAGTAAAGGCGGTGCCTAGCCTGGTTGAGCATCGTTGCAGCTATGGCGAAACCGGTGGATTTCTGAAAAGGGTTGAAGAAGGCACATGGCCCGCTCATATCCTAGAGCACCTTACTCTTGAATTACAAAACTTAGCCGGTATTCCCGGGGGGTTTGGTAAAGCCCGCGATGGTGATCGTCGGGGTGTTTACAAAGTGATGGTGAGCGCCATCAATGAAGAAGTCACACTCACTGCCCTCAAATATGCGCGCGATCTCTATCTCGCTTTAGCGCAAGACAATAAAGATTGTGTGGCTGAGGTCCAAAACATTATTGAGAGCTTGCGAGATCTCGGTGATGATCTTTTGCTTGGCCCCAGCACCGCATGCATTGTGAACGCTGCTGAAGAACGTGGCATTCCTTCGATTCGTTTATCTGAAGGCAACTTAGTACAACTCGGCTATGGTGCCAAACAACGCCGCATCTGGACAGCTGAGACTGATCAGACTAGCGCGATTGCAGAAACTATTTCTCGCGATAAAGATTTAACCAAGAGTTTACTGCGCAGTGCCGGCGTACCTACCCCAGAAGGTCGCACTGTCACAAGCCCTGACGACGCTTGGGAAGCTGCTCAAGATATTGGCTTACCAGTAGTTGTGAAACCCATTGATGGTAATCACGGTCGCGGTGTCTTTATTAATCTTTACACCCAACAAGAAATTGAAGCTGCTTATGCGGTAGCGATTGATGAAGGCAGTGAAGTGCTGGTTGAAAGACACATTGTTGGTGATGAACATCGCTTACTCGTTGTGGGCAATAAAGTAGTTGCTGCTGCCAAAGGTGAAACTGTTTGGGTTACTGGTGATGGCAAACATACTGTTCGTGAGCTCATTCAGATTCAAATTAATTCTGATCCACGCCGTGGCACTGCCGAAGAGCATCCACTGAATCCAGTGCGGATTGATTCTGCAGTTGAATTAGAGCTGGCGCGCCAAAAATTGACTGGCGATAGCATCCCTGCCCTAGATCACAAAGTACTGATACAAAGTAATGGCAACGTGGCCTTTGATGTGACCGACTTGATTCATCCAGACGTTGCCAGCCAAGTAGCTTTGGCCGCTCGCGTCGTTGGGTTAGAGATAGCTGGTGTCGATTTGGTAGCGCAAGACATCAGTCGCCCTCTCGCAGAACAAAATGCTGCCATCGTTGAAGTCAATGCAGGACCTGGTCTGCTGATGCACCTAAAACCGGCTAGTGGTAAACCGCAACCGGTTGGTAAAGAAATTGCCAATCACCTTTTCCCTCCAGGGACAAACTTCCGAATTCCTGTAGTCGGCGTTTGTGGTGAGCATGGCAAAACTCCTGTTGCTGAGATGATTGCGCACTTCTTGCGCTTAACCAACGTGTATGTTGGTCTGTCTTGTAGCAAAGGTTTATATTTTGGCAATCGAGCTATTCCGAATACCAACGCATCCAATTGGGAAAATGCCCGTCGCACTTTATTGAATCGTGCAGTGGAAGCCGTTGTGATTGAAAATAATCACCTCTCGATGCTCATTGAAGGTCTAGCTTATGACCGCTGCCAAGTTGGCGTAGTACTGAACGTTGACCCTAAAGCCAATTTCCCGCAATACGCTATTTACGATGAAGAGCAAGTCTTTAGCATTGTCCGTACCCAAATTGATGTCGTTCTGCCCACAGGTGTGGGAGTCCTCAATGCGGATGATCCGCTGTGTGTGCAAATGGCTGAACTTTGCGATGGGCAAGTTATTTACTTTAGTGAGAATCCAAATTCTGAGGTAGTAAAGACCCATTTGCAAAATGGCGGCCGAGTAGTCATGGTTGGCAAGCAGCAAATTACGCTCAAGTCAGGCAAGCTTGATCAAAAAGCCATTCCAATACCGCGTCACTCTGAATCTGACAACACTTCCCCATGGAAGGCAATGAACCTTGGCGCTGCTATTTCAGCCGCTTGGGCTTTGGATATCCCATTTAATGTCATTGAAGCTGGCGTAGAAACTTTTGTGCCAGATCTCACTACCGCAACAGGGGCTTAATTGGAAATCACCCGTATTCGTATGTTGCGCGGCCCCAATTTATGGAGTCGCCACACCGCTTTAGAAGCCATTGTTGCTTGCGATGAGTCAGAACGCTCCATCGATTCCATTCCTCAGTTTGAAACGAAGATTCGTGAGCGCTTTCCGCAGCTTGGCAGCATGCGTCGCGGTGGCCCCAATGAAAAACTCTCTTTAACCCATGCCTTAGA comes from Polynucleobacter sp. MWH-Svant-W18 and encodes:
- a CDS encoding DUF2946 family protein: MNFHKNRFVHWIAAAAIAMSALAPAASQAVSLAKHGQGFSMEICSANGGKMQIDVQGDEQEVADQIQPCPYCVAQSSITPAFNTILTFEAPISFALLPKLFYQSPKLLVVWVTPPSAAPPTQA
- the oxlT gene encoding oxalate/formate MFS antiporter → MSGEKTAGPLGGRWFQLLIGIICMSMIANLQYGWTLFVNPIDAKFGWGRAAIQVAFTIFVLTETWLVPIEGYLVDKFGPRPVVFFGGILCGIGWIMNSHADTLAMLYTAAAVSGVGAGAVYGTCVGNALKWFPDRRGLAAGMTAAGFGAGSALTVIPIANMIANQGYQEAFWYFGIWQGAIVVVLSLLLSKPIKSAITTVKAAVVQTRKDFRPMEMVKQPVFWIMYLMFVMVAAGGLMATAQLGPIAKDFQIAGVTVSLMGLALPALTFALTVDRVLNGLTRPFFGWVSDKIGREQTMTLCFTFECLGILGLYYLGRDPVMFVLLTGLVFFAWGEIYSLFPSTNADTFGSTYAAGNAGLLYTAKGTASLLVPLSSVLVATTGGWEAVFWVASILNGTAAILAWFVLRPMRRKLIERSASM
- a CDS encoding DUF1854 domain-containing protein, with the protein product MTQAYQAANQLIRDSLGRLVFIDADGNQHVGVYPVRAFPITAPTAGVAIMDQSGKEVFWYSEVAAIAKPELQLIEEELAAREFMPVIEKISKVSTFATPSIWDIETDRGPTRIRLKGEEDIRRIAGNTLLIADSNGLQFLIKDSTQLDKVSKKLLDRFR
- a CDS encoding ABC transporter ATP-binding protein, coding for MKPEILPFAPALPSDWLAILEGKNASIPSLDALLAWVELDLDADLRFEKSLLLLSESGLFWTDGQQFESWPITSGAHLIHGDHAGVGHLRLETADQLLRTWYFTLAVNPQVLRLQSSYKQLMKGEEQHQAEVTEYDKQVCPICLSPKPANSDVCPTCDPEEDAPPSTWTLFKLWRFARPYKKQLALGFVLTLLSTGATLIPPYLTMPLMDHVLIPYERGNPIDFHLASMYLLALFGASIVAWGLGWWKTYLLALVSERIGADLRNTTFEHLLKLSLEYFGGKRTGDLIARIGAETDRICVFLSLYALDFATDVLMITMTAAILVSIDPLLALVTLAPLPFIVWMIHVVRDRLRFGFEKIDRIWSEVTNILADTIPGIRVVKAFAQEDRELKRFVDSNKHNLQINDRVNRVWGLFSPTVTLLTETGLLVVWGFGIWQVAHQKVTVGVLIAFLAYIGRFYIRLDSMSRIVSHTQKAAAGAKRIFDILDHVSSVPEPINPAPLGKVEGRISLRGVGFRYGNRAVSKGIDLDIAPGEMIGLVGHSGSGKSTLVNLICRFYDVSSGSISLDGRDIRSIGIADYRKCIGLVLQEPFLFFGTIAENIAYGKPDASREEIIEAARAAHAHEFILRLPLGYDSLVGERGQSLSGGERQRISIARALLINPSILILDEATSSVDTTTEKEIQRALDNLVKGRTTIAIAHRLSTLRKADRLVVLDKGEIVEIGSHEQLMEAQGAYYTLYQAQLRHAAELVEGGAIGESLEESPKEQQEEKREERLEVIAKNIGGGV